The proteins below come from a single Conexivisphaerales archaeon genomic window:
- a CDS encoding thioredoxin domain-containing protein has translation MKTRKPVMNRLSSEKSPYLLKHADNPVDWYPWCEEAFQKAKEEDKPIFLSIGYSSCHWCNVMEEESFRDPEIAKMLNETFVCIKVDREERPDIDNLYMTFCQMMTGSGGWPLTIVMTPDRKPFFAATYIPRDSKFGMTGLTELIPRIRELWQSKDRRGDLISQGEKLIHSLKVYMTPKPEGTVQPEDADACFEQMLGMFDEEHGGFGTAPKFPAPHRLLFLLRYYRLKGEKAALIMVEKTLNAMRKGGIYDQIGYGIHRYSTDAYWLVPHFEKMLYDQALCMLVYLEAYEATRKEIYLNTAREIAAYLVKEMKSSEGGFFTSEDADSEGKEGKYYLWSEEQLKEFLSSDEYDLVVRAYLGKMKAGVDEIGYVLHVAQDISSLASYYKLGEREMAERLEVLRKKLLEIRERRVRPAKDDKILADWNGLAIAAFARAFAITGEIGYLQAAREAADFILAKMRDKNGMLMHRYRDGEAAIRGFLEDYAFLCWGLVELYEACFETRYLEEAINLKELAIRNFWDEKEGGFYQCDVESGLAYRIKEAQEGALPSGNSVMAYVMYLLSRITGRLDDIKYIERMKELFASSVKNSPSMYPFFLIATCLLPANFREVVIAYNQETEKEASLLLQAVRRYYLPNKVVILRKVDQQQQGKADVDRLASYVRNFGMKDEKATAYVCTNFSCQLPVSSVEELEKAITQ, from the coding sequence ATGAAGACAAGAAAACCCGTCATGAATAGGCTATCTTCAGAAAAGAGTCCATATCTGCTAAAGCATGCTGACAATCCGGTAGACTGGTACCCGTGGTGCGAAGAAGCTTTTCAAAAAGCGAAGGAAGAAGATAAGCCGATCTTTCTCAGTATAGGGTATTCATCATGCCACTGGTGCAACGTAATGGAAGAAGAGTCTTTCAGAGACCCTGAAATTGCGAAAATGCTGAACGAGACGTTTGTATGCATAAAGGTGGACAGAGAGGAGAGGCCTGACATAGATAATCTCTACATGACCTTCTGTCAGATGATGACTGGCTCCGGTGGCTGGCCGTTGACCATAGTGATGACCCCTGACAGGAAACCGTTCTTTGCAGCTACTTACATACCTAGAGATTCGAAATTTGGAATGACAGGTCTTACAGAACTTATCCCCAGGATAAGAGAACTCTGGCAGAGTAAGGACAGGAGGGGTGACCTGATTTCTCAAGGTGAAAAGCTAATACACAGCCTGAAGGTCTACATGACACCGAAGCCAGAAGGTACTGTCCAGCCTGAAGATGCGGACGCTTGTTTTGAGCAGATGTTAGGAATGTTCGATGAAGAGCACGGAGGATTCGGCACAGCCCCAAAATTCCCAGCTCCACACAGGCTACTCTTTCTGTTAAGATACTACAGGCTGAAAGGAGAAAAAGCTGCGCTGATAATGGTTGAAAAGACTTTGAACGCGATGAGGAAAGGAGGAATATATGACCAAATAGGCTATGGTATACACAGATATTCGACCGATGCCTATTGGCTTGTTCCTCATTTTGAAAAGATGCTTTACGACCAGGCATTATGCATGCTTGTTTATCTTGAAGCGTATGAAGCGACAAGAAAGGAAATTTATCTCAACACTGCTAGGGAGATAGCTGCGTATCTTGTCAAAGAAATGAAAAGTTCTGAAGGGGGGTTCTTCACCTCGGAGGATGCGGATAGCGAGGGAAAGGAGGGGAAGTACTATCTCTGGAGTGAGGAACAACTGAAGGAGTTTCTGTCGAGCGATGAGTATGACCTCGTTGTTAGGGCCTACCTTGGCAAGATGAAGGCGGGTGTAGATGAAATAGGTTACGTGTTGCATGTAGCCCAAGATATCAGCAGCCTCGCCAGCTATTATAAGCTGGGAGAGAGAGAAATGGCAGAAAGATTAGAAGTTTTGAGGAAGAAGCTCCTTGAGATAAGAGAAAGAAGAGTTAGACCTGCGAAAGATGACAAGATACTGGCTGACTGGAACGGTCTTGCCATCGCTGCCTTTGCCAGAGCGTTTGCTATCACAGGAGAAATAGGTTATTTACAGGCAGCAAGAGAAGCTGCAGACTTCATACTTGCCAAGATGAGAGACAAGAACGGAATGCTGATGCACAGATACAGGGATGGTGAAGCTGCAATACGTGGCTTTCTGGAAGATTACGCTTTCTTGTGCTGGGGGCTGGTCGAGCTCTACGAAGCATGCTTTGAAACCAGGTACCTTGAAGAAGCTATCAATCTGAAGGAGCTTGCAATAAGGAACTTCTGGGACGAAAAGGAAGGAGGTTTTTACCAGTGCGACGTCGAGTCAGGTCTAGCCTACAGGATTAAGGAGGCTCAAGAAGGAGCTCTTCCGTCTGGGAATTCTGTCATGGCCTATGTGATGTATCTGCTCTCAAGGATCACTGGGAGGCTTGATGATATCAAATACATTGAAAGGATGAAAGAGTTGTTTGCATCTTCAGTAAAGAATTCACCAAGTATGTATCCCTTCTTCCTTATTGCAACTTGCCTTTTACCTGCGAACTTCAGAGAAGTGGTCATAGCATACAATCAGGAAACGGAAAAGGAAGCCTCGCTCTTGCTGCAGGCGGTTAGAAGGTATTACCTTCCAAACAAGGTCGTGATTCTGAGAAAAGTCGATCAGCAGCAGCAGGGGAAGGCGGATGTGGACAGGTTAGCCAGCTACGTTAGAAACTTCGGGATGAAGGATGAAAAAGCAACTGCCTATGTCTGCACCAACTTCTCGTGCCAGCTTCCAGTCAGTTCGGTGGAAGAACTTGAGAAAGCGATCACCCAGTGA
- a CDS encoding MarR family transcriptional regulator, with protein MSSDQSDIELERLVQELSNILGYDKDILNCFILMLKNEDELNEQKLAIKMGISVPSASNILKKMLEDGLVIKGKDGYLPLHPRLAISNLYRLSVSKDEKARQYRVRVDAITAMLVKLRESVQRW; from the coding sequence GTGTCCTCAGACCAGTCAGACATAGAGCTTGAAAGACTCGTGCAAGAGCTCTCGAACATACTTGGCTATGATAAAGACATTCTCAACTGTTTCATTCTTATGCTGAAGAATGAAGATGAACTGAACGAGCAGAAGCTTGCAATAAAGATGGGCATCAGTGTACCATCAGCTTCGAACATACTCAAGAAGATGCTCGAGGATGGCTTGGTGATCAAAGGGAAAGATGGTTACCTGCCTCTCCATCCAAGACTCGCAATCAGCAATCTCTACAGGCTTTCTGTATCAAAGGATGAGAAGGCAAGACAGTACAGAGTCAGGGTTGACGCAATAACAGCCATGCTCGTGAAACTGAGAGAGAGCGTTCAAAGATGGTAA
- a CDS encoding helix-turn-helix domain-containing protein, with the protein MEISQKTFESLQKLGLSDYEIKAYISLLQNGAQTAAEVSRFSSVPYSKVYEVLGRLEAKGWVESDVSRPSRYFPKPPDVALQSYRLQRESEFKNHEEVITAELMPIYEKRGIKERPEVWIVKGEFNIIGKVNEMLSNCRNELMIALPEDLGTFSKGATEIFQKIFGKEIAISVLMSNSQTAKRVKQIIPRAEVRVRDGMFAGGIVCDAKQVMLLLGKSGEGNPHMAIWADHPGLATLAKSYFESLWVSSTPLY; encoded by the coding sequence ATGGAAATCAGTCAGAAGACCTTCGAATCTCTTCAGAAGCTCGGTCTTTCGGACTATGAAATAAAGGCCTACATATCACTTCTCCAGAATGGCGCTCAGACTGCTGCAGAGGTCAGCAGGTTCTCATCAGTCCCTTATTCGAAGGTCTATGAAGTGCTTGGCAGGCTTGAAGCGAAGGGTTGGGTTGAAAGCGACGTCAGCAGGCCGAGCAGGTACTTCCCCAAGCCTCCCGATGTAGCTCTTCAATCCTACAGGCTGCAGAGGGAGAGCGAATTCAAGAACCACGAAGAAGTCATAACAGCTGAACTTATGCCGATTTATGAGAAGAGAGGCATAAAGGAGAGGCCGGAAGTATGGATAGTGAAGGGGGAGTTCAACATAATAGGCAAGGTAAATGAGATGCTGTCAAACTGCAGAAATGAGCTGATGATAGCTCTTCCGGAAGACCTAGGAACCTTCTCCAAAGGTGCAACGGAGATATTTCAGAAGATCTTCGGCAAGGAGATAGCAATATCCGTACTGATGTCGAATTCTCAAACCGCTAAGAGGGTAAAACAGATAATTCCGAGGGCTGAAGTAAGGGTGAGGGATGGCATGTTTGCTGGAGGGATAGTCTGCGACGCAAAGCAGGTAATGCTACTTCTGGGTAAGAGCGGAGAAGGTAACCCTCACATGGCCATCTGGGCTGACCATCCCGGTCTTGCAACCCTGGCAAAAAGTTATTTTGAATCCCTTTGGGTCAGCTCGACACCGCTTTATTAA
- a CDS encoding radical SAM protein, with amino-acid sequence MAVTQILDEREAPKGINLIRKTQSICPECNRILPAFVFERDHKVFMTKTCPEHGETEELYFGDYDLYLKFSTYWTDGKGTHAPNVKLENCQCPANCGLCSNHLSHTGLSNIIVTNRCDLTCWYCFFYVKKGLEGAYVYEPTIDQIRMMVRALRAERPVPGNSVQITGGEPTLREDLPEIIRIIKEEGVDHIQLNTNGINIALHPELARIYKEAGVSNLYMSFDGVTPKTNPKNHWEAPHAIEACRQAHLGVVLVPTVIKSINDHELGGIIQFAKANVDTVRAVNFQPVSLTGRMSKKEREKYRITIPDCIHRIEEQTNGEVTTDSWFPVPSCAPITHFIEAITNRPQYELSIHFACGAGTYVYIDNNKKLVPISKFVDIRGLIEFLDEKAEEVYSGRNRWITLATSATKLMSFIDKEKQPEGLNMGKMLFDALVRHDYSAIGQFHMKSLFLGMMHFQDKYNQDEERLQRCDIHYLTPDLRIIPFCSFNVIPEWYRDRIQKKYGVPVEEWEKKTGEKLEAKLYRGDLRKLKPGQKVELSCATQEIFQKVSNVQ; translated from the coding sequence ATGGCAGTAACGCAGATACTCGACGAAAGAGAGGCACCAAAGGGAATAAATCTGATAAGGAAGACGCAGAGCATTTGTCCTGAATGCAACAGGATTCTGCCAGCGTTTGTCTTTGAAAGGGACCATAAGGTCTTCATGACCAAGACGTGCCCTGAGCACGGTGAGACTGAGGAGCTTTATTTCGGAGACTATGACCTTTACCTGAAGTTCAGCACTTACTGGACTGATGGCAAGGGTACACATGCTCCGAACGTCAAGCTCGAAAATTGCCAGTGTCCCGCTAACTGCGGACTCTGCAGTAACCACCTTTCTCATACGGGTCTGTCGAACATCATAGTCACGAACAGATGCGACCTCACCTGCTGGTACTGCTTCTTCTACGTCAAGAAGGGGCTTGAAGGGGCGTATGTGTATGAGCCGACAATCGATCAGATAAGAATGATGGTTAGAGCCCTTAGGGCAGAGAGACCTGTGCCTGGTAACTCTGTCCAGATTACTGGCGGGGAACCAACGCTCAGGGAAGACCTTCCTGAGATCATAAGAATAATCAAGGAGGAAGGCGTAGACCATATCCAGCTCAACACTAATGGGATAAACATAGCGCTTCACCCAGAGCTAGCTAGGATCTACAAGGAGGCAGGAGTCAGTAACCTTTACATGAGCTTTGACGGAGTTACACCAAAGACAAATCCAAAGAACCACTGGGAGGCTCCACATGCGATCGAAGCCTGCAGACAGGCTCATCTTGGTGTGGTGCTGGTACCGACAGTGATCAAGTCCATAAACGACCATGAGCTTGGTGGAATAATACAGTTCGCAAAGGCTAACGTTGACACTGTGAGGGCTGTCAACTTCCAGCCTGTATCACTTACTGGCAGGATGAGCAAGAAGGAGAGAGAAAAATACAGAATAACAATCCCTGACTGCATTCACAGAATAGAGGAACAGACCAACGGCGAAGTGACTACAGACTCCTGGTTCCCGGTGCCAAGCTGTGCGCCAATAACACACTTCATAGAAGCTATAACAAACAGGCCTCAGTATGAGCTTTCGATTCACTTCGCATGCGGTGCAGGTACATACGTCTACATAGATAACAACAAGAAGCTCGTTCCGATAAGCAAGTTTGTCGATATCAGAGGCCTGATAGAGTTCCTCGACGAAAAGGCAGAAGAGGTCTACTCTGGGAGGAATAGATGGATAACTCTTGCAACGTCAGCAACAAAGCTGATGAGCTTCATCGATAAGGAGAAACAGCCAGAGGGCCTGAACATGGGGAAGATGCTGTTCGATGCATTAGTTAGGCATGACTACTCAGCAATAGGCCAGTTCCACATGAAGAGCCTCTTCCTCGGTATGATGCACTTCCAGGACAAGTACAACCAGGATGAAGAAAGACTGCAGAGGTGCGACATACACTACCTGACTCCCGACCTGAGGATTATCCCATTCTGCAGCTTCAACGTTATACCAGAATGGTACAGGGACAGGATACAGAAGAAGTATGGTGTGCCTGTGGAAGAGTGGGAGAAGAAGACCGGAGAGAAGCTTGAGGCGAAGCTCTACAGAGGAGACCTCAGGAAGCTCAAGCCTGGACAGAAAGTGGAGCTGAGCTGCGCGACTCAGGAAATCTTCCAAAAAGTAAGCAACGTTCAATAA